A single region of the Bacteroides luhongzhouii genome encodes:
- a CDS encoding pesticidal protein Cry7Aa, which yields MVYVKREGVILEGTSLEFENEGVMNPAVIAEGNTVHMFYRAVREGNYSSIGYCRLEGPLTVVERDTLPLLVSEFDYECQGVEDPRIVKIEDLYYLTYTAYDGYSAVGALAVSSDLRHFEKKGVITSQITYPQFQELLRTQQAIIGKYFRSGNKREATNEKGHPLYMMDKNIVFFPRKINGKFYFMHRIRPDIQYVAVERLDMLTKEFWKRYYQNFAKRILLAPYHDHESSYIGAGCPPIETRAGWLLIYHSVYDTPSGYVYSACAALLDIDNPAIEISRLPYPLFTPAVEYELSGVVNRVCFPTGTALFGDTLYIYYGAADKYVACVSVQLTELLDELIKQIK from the coding sequence ATGGTGTATGTAAAAAGAGAAGGTGTTATATTGGAAGGTACTTCACTTGAGTTTGAAAACGAAGGTGTGATGAATCCGGCGGTAATTGCCGAAGGAAATACGGTGCATATGTTTTATCGTGCAGTAAGGGAAGGAAATTATTCATCGATTGGTTATTGCCGGCTTGAAGGTCCTTTGACTGTAGTTGAAAGAGATACGCTTCCCTTGTTGGTTTCCGAGTTTGATTATGAATGTCAAGGGGTGGAAGATCCCCGAATTGTGAAAATAGAAGATCTCTATTACCTCACTTATACAGCCTATGATGGATATAGTGCTGTCGGGGCTTTAGCAGTTTCTTCCGATTTGAGACATTTTGAAAAGAAAGGCGTCATTACTTCCCAGATAACCTATCCGCAATTCCAGGAACTGCTTCGTACTCAACAAGCCATTATCGGTAAGTATTTCCGCTCCGGAAATAAGCGTGAAGCGACTAATGAGAAAGGACATCCGCTTTATATGATGGATAAGAACATCGTATTCTTTCCCCGTAAAATCAATGGGAAGTTCTACTTTATGCATCGTATCCGTCCGGATATTCAGTACGTGGCAGTAGAACGTCTTGATATGCTGACAAAAGAGTTCTGGAAAAGATATTATCAGAATTTTGCAAAACGTATCCTGCTGGCACCCTATCATGATCACGAGTCGAGCTATATCGGAGCCGGATGCCCTCCGATAGAGACGAGAGCGGGGTGGTTGTTGATTTATCACAGTGTATATGACACTCCTTCCGGCTATGTTTATTCTGCGTGTGCAGCTTTGTTGGATATAGACAATCCGGCAATTGAAATATCCCGTTTGCCTTATCCGTTGTTCACACCTGCAGTAGAATATGAACTGTCAGGTGTAGTCAATAGGGTTTGTTTTCCTACAGGCACTGCCTTGTTTGGTGACACTCTCTACATCTATTATGGAGCAGCCGACAAATATGTGGCTTGC
- a CDS encoding AI-2E family transporter: protein MSTKEQYWKYSLIVIILFIGIIIFRQITPFMGGLLGALTIYILVRGQMNHLVEKRKLKRSISALLITAETIFVFLIPLGLTVWMVVNKLQDINLDPQTYIAPLQQVAELIKEKTGYDVLGKDTLAFIVSILPRIGQIIMESISSLAINLFVMIFVLYFMLIGGKKMEAYVNDILPFSEANTQEVIHKINMIVRSNAIGIPLLAIIQGGVATIGYLLFGAPNILLLGFLTCFATIIPMVGTALVWFPVAAYLAISGDWFNAIGIAAYGAIVVSQSDNLIRFILQKKMADTHPLITIFGVVIGLPLFGFMGVIFGPLLLSLFFLFVDMFKKEYLDSRNNLPSR, encoded by the coding sequence ATGAGCACCAAAGAACAATACTGGAAATATTCCCTCATTGTCATCATCCTATTTATAGGGATCATCATCTTCCGCCAAATCACTCCTTTCATGGGAGGATTATTGGGAGCACTCACTATCTATATTCTTGTACGTGGACAGATGAATCACCTGGTAGAGAAACGAAAACTAAAACGCAGCATAAGTGCTTTATTGATTACTGCAGAAACTATTTTTGTCTTCCTTATTCCTTTGGGACTGACCGTTTGGATGGTAGTAAATAAGTTACAGGATATTAATCTGGATCCACAGACATATATCGCACCGCTCCAACAAGTAGCCGAATTAATCAAGGAGAAAACAGGATACGATGTATTAGGAAAAGACACGCTGGCATTCATTGTCTCCATACTTCCCCGCATCGGACAGATCATAATGGAAAGCATCAGCAGTCTTGCCATCAACTTATTCGTCATGATCTTTGTGCTTTACTTCATGTTGATCGGAGGAAAAAAGATGGAGGCTTATGTCAATGATATTCTGCCATTTAGCGAAGCCAACACACAAGAAGTCATTCATAAAATCAATATGATTGTCCGCTCCAATGCCATCGGTATTCCTCTGCTGGCTATCATTCAGGGAGGAGTCGCCACGATAGGTTATCTTCTTTTCGGAGCACCCAACATCTTATTATTAGGATTCCTGACCTGCTTTGCAACCATTATTCCGATGGTGGGCACTGCATTGGTATGGTTTCCCGTAGCCGCTTATCTGGCCATAAGCGGAGACTGGTTCAACGCAATCGGGATTGCCGCTTACGGAGCCATCGTCGTATCACAGTCAGATAACCTGATCCGGTTTATTCTCCAGAAGAAAATGGCAGATACACATCCGCTTATCACCATTTTCGGGGTAGTCATCGGTCTGCCGTTATTTGGGTTTATGGGAGTGATCTTCGGTCCGTTGTTGCTTTCATTATTCTTTCTTTTTGTAGATATGTTTAAGAAAGAATATCTGGACTCACGAAATAACCTCCCGTCGAGATAA
- a CDS encoding glycosyltransferase has protein sequence METFTFNTVELILLSATGILFVIQLIYYFGLYNRIHVHNKAVRKEEVHFSRELPPLSVILCARNEAENLRKILPAILEQDYPQFEVIVINDASTDETEDILGMMEEKYPHLYHSFTPESARYISHKKLALTLGIKASKHDWLVFTETNCMPASNQWLKLMARNFTPQTQIVLGYSGYDRTKGWLHKRTAFDTLFQSLRYLGLALAGKPYIGIGRNLAYRKELFFQQKGFSKYLNLQRGEDDLFINQLATPSNTRVETDINATTRICPVYRYKEWKEEKVSYMATARYYQGTQRYLLGFETFSRLLFYAACIAGITLGVLNLHWLAAGIALLIWLLRFILQAVIINQTAKEMGGDRKYYFSLPVFDLLQPIQSLNFKICRFFRGKGDFMRR, from the coding sequence ATGGAAACATTTACATTCAATACTGTCGAACTGATTCTTTTATCAGCGACAGGCATTCTTTTTGTCATTCAGCTCATTTATTATTTTGGCCTGTATAATCGGATACATGTCCATAATAAAGCTGTACGCAAAGAAGAGGTACATTTTTCACGAGAACTGCCTCCACTTTCCGTAATTCTCTGCGCACGCAACGAGGCTGAAAACCTGCGTAAAATCCTACCAGCTATTCTGGAACAGGATTATCCGCAGTTTGAGGTGATTGTCATCAACGATGCTTCCACAGATGAAACCGAGGATATACTGGGAATGATGGAAGAAAAATATCCTCATCTTTACCATAGTTTTACCCCTGAAAGCGCACGTTATATCAGTCATAAAAAGCTGGCCTTAACATTAGGCATTAAAGCCAGTAAACATGATTGGCTGGTATTTACAGAGACAAACTGTATGCCGGCAAGTAACCAGTGGTTAAAGTTAATGGCACGCAATTTCACTCCGCAGACTCAAATTGTATTGGGGTATAGCGGTTATGACCGTACAAAAGGATGGCTGCACAAACGTACCGCATTTGATACTTTATTCCAATCTTTGCGTTATCTGGGACTCGCTTTAGCCGGAAAACCATATATAGGTATCGGACGTAACTTAGCTTACCGGAAAGAGTTGTTTTTCCAACAAAAAGGATTCTCCAAATATCTGAACCTGCAACGTGGAGAGGATGATCTATTCATCAACCAGCTGGCAACTCCTTCAAATACCCGCGTTGAAACAGACATCAACGCCACTACACGGATATGTCCTGTGTATCGCTACAAAGAATGGAAAGAAGAAAAAGTAAGCTATATGGCTACTGCAAGATATTACCAGGGGACGCAACGGTATCTTTTAGGATTTGAGACTTTCTCCCGTCTGTTATTCTACGCTGCTTGTATAGCAGGCATCACATTGGGAGTTCTCAACTTACACTGGTTGGCCGCAGGCATTGCACTATTAATTTGGTTGCTACGCTTCATCCTACAAGCTGTCATCATCAATCAAACAGCTAAAGAAATGGGAGGAGACCGGAAATACTATTTCTCATTACCGGTATTCGACCTTCTCCAACCGATACAATCACTGAATTTCAAGATCTGCCGTTTCTTTCGAGGAAAAGGAGATTTCATGAGAAGATAA
- the rimI gene encoding ribosomal protein S18-alanine N-acetyltransferase, whose translation MMEPGLFVRKAQQSDIPAILEIEWECFREDSFSKDQFAYLISRSKGTFYVMMEGDRVIAYVSLLFHRGTRYLRIYSIAVHPDFRGKGLGQALMDQTIRTAGECKAAKITLEVKVTNTAAIALYMKNGFIPVGIKPCYYHDGSDAIYMQRLIQ comes from the coding sequence ATGATGGAGCCGGGTCTATTTGTTCGTAAAGCACAGCAAAGTGATATTCCTGCTATTTTGGAAATAGAATGGGAATGTTTTCGGGAAGATAGCTTTTCGAAAGATCAGTTTGCTTATCTGATAAGCCGCTCGAAAGGAACTTTCTATGTGATGATGGAAGGGGATAGGGTGATCGCTTATGTCTCCTTGTTATTCCATAGGGGAACTCGTTATTTAAGGATATATTCGATAGCTGTCCATCCGGATTTCAGAGGGAAAGGATTGGGACAGGCATTGATGGACCAAACGATTCGGACAGCTGGTGAATGTAAGGCTGCCAAAATTACTTTGGAAGTGAAGGTTACGAACACTGCCGCTATTGCGCTATATATGAAAAATGGCTTTATTCCGGTAGGAATAAAGCCATGCTATTATCATGATGGTTCGGATGCTATTTACATGCAACGATTGATTCAATAA
- a CDS encoding RimK family protein has translation MNNVLILLDNLDDWKPYYETSSVLTVSDYLKNKPVEKDRKLVINLSNDYSYNSEGYYCSLLAQTRGQKVIPDVDIINKMEAGTGVRMERSLQALCYQWIQKNNVKDDIWYLNIYFGKCREKGLERVARFIFENYPCPLLRVALNTHPRNQIESIHFLPLNRLNDEEQDFFANTLDNFNKKIWRAPKSAKASRYSLAVLVDPQEKFPPSNKGALHKLVEVAKKMNIHVEMITEDDAIRLLEFDALFIRTTTSLNHYTFHLSQLAAQNGMAVIDDPLSIIRCTNKVYLKELFEKEKISAPKSTLIFQSNDHSFEQISEQVGAPFILKIPDGSYSIGMKKVSNEEELQASLKMLFEKSAILLAQAFTPTEFDWRVGLLNGVPLYACKYYMAKGHWQIYCHYDSGRSRCGLVDTIPIYQVPRVVLDTAVKAANLIGKGLYGVDLKMVDDKAYVIEINDNPSIDHGLEDAIIGDEMYYRLLNHFEQVLEAKHY, from the coding sequence ATGAATAATGTGTTAATTCTGTTGGATAATCTGGATGACTGGAAACCGTATTATGAGACAAGTAGTGTCCTGACTGTTTCCGACTATCTGAAAAACAAGCCGGTGGAGAAAGACCGGAAGTTAGTTATTAATCTTAGCAATGATTACAGTTATAACTCTGAAGGGTATTACTGTTCGCTGCTAGCCCAAACGAGAGGACAGAAAGTCATTCCGGATGTTGATATCATCAACAAAATGGAGGCCGGAACGGGGGTGCGGATGGAGCGCAGTCTGCAAGCCCTTTGTTACCAGTGGATACAGAAGAATAATGTCAAAGACGACATTTGGTATCTGAACATCTATTTCGGTAAATGTAGAGAGAAAGGTTTGGAACGGGTTGCCCGGTTTATTTTTGAGAATTACCCTTGTCCATTGTTGAGGGTGGCTTTGAATACTCATCCTAGAAATCAGATCGAAAGTATTCATTTTCTTCCTTTGAATCGGCTCAATGATGAAGAGCAGGATTTCTTTGCCAATACATTGGATAACTTTAACAAGAAAATATGGCGTGCGCCTAAGTCGGCAAAAGCTTCCCGTTATAGTTTGGCTGTATTGGTTGATCCGCAGGAAAAGTTTCCACCCAGCAACAAAGGAGCTTTGCATAAATTGGTCGAAGTTGCCAAGAAGATGAATATTCATGTGGAAATGATTACGGAAGATGATGCCATTCGTTTGCTTGAATTTGATGCCTTGTTCATTCGTACAACGACATCATTGAATCATTATACATTCCATTTGTCGCAATTGGCTGCACAAAACGGAATGGCCGTTATTGACGATCCGCTTTCTATTATCCGGTGTACGAATAAGGTGTACCTGAAAGAACTTTTTGAGAAGGAAAAGATTTCTGCTCCAAAGTCAACGCTGATTTTTCAGTCAAACGATCATTCATTTGAGCAGATCAGCGAACAGGTGGGGGCTCCTTTTATTCTGAAGATACCGGATGGGTCTTATTCTATTGGTATGAAAAAAGTTTCGAATGAGGAGGAACTGCAAGCAAGTCTGAAGATGCTGTTTGAGAAGTCGGCTATCTTATTGGCGCAGGCATTTACTCCTACGGAGTTTGACTGGCGTGTCGGCTTGTTGAATGGGGTGCCGCTATATGCCTGCAAATATTATATGGCAAAAGGACATTGGCAAATTTACTGCCACTATGATTCGGGCAGAAGTCGTTGCGGACTGGTGGATACGATTCCTATTTATCAGGTGCCTCGTGTGGTGTTGGATACAGCCGTTAAAGCTGCGAATCTGATCGGAAAGGGATTGTATGGAGTCGACCTGAAAATGGTAGATGATAAAGCATATGTTATTGAGATTAATGATAATCCGAGTATCGATCACGGGTTGGAGGATGCTATCATCGGTGATGAAATGTATTACCGGTTACTGAATCACTTTGAACAGGTGTTGGAGGCGAAACATTATTGA
- a CDS encoding ABC transporter permease: MSLSLFIARRIYRESDGGKQVSRPAVLIAMAGIAIGLAVMIIAVAVVIGFKSEVRNKVIGFGSHIQITNLDAVSSYETHPIVVGDSMMTALADYPEISHVQRFSTKMGMIKTDDAFQGMVLKGVGPEFDPRFIKEYLVEGEIPVFSDSVSTNQVLISKALATKMKLKLGDKIYTYYIQDDIRARRLTIAGIYQTNFSEYDNLFLLTDLNLVNRLNGWQPEQVTGVELQVKDYDQLEDITYGIATDIDNRQDDLGGVYYVRNIEQLNPQIFAWLDLLDLNVWVILFLMIGVAGFTMISGLLIIIIERTNMIGILKALGANNFTIRRTFLWFAVFLIGKGMIWGNVIGLAFCILQSQFGLFKLDPETYYVDTVPVSFNVLLFGLINLGTLFASVLMLIGPSFLITKINPASSMRYE; encoded by the coding sequence ATGTCTCTATCACTTTTCATAGCCCGGCGTATCTATCGTGAAAGCGATGGCGGAAAGCAGGTGTCACGTCCTGCGGTCCTCATTGCCATGGCGGGTATTGCTATTGGGCTGGCTGTGATGATTATTGCGGTGGCGGTAGTAATCGGATTTAAAAGTGAGGTGAGAAATAAAGTTATAGGGTTCGGGTCGCATATCCAGATAACTAATCTGGATGCGGTCAGTTCTTACGAAACCCATCCGATTGTGGTAGGAGACAGTATGATGACTGCTCTTGCTGATTATCCGGAGATAAGTCATGTGCAGCGTTTCTCTACCAAAATGGGTATGATTAAGACCGATGACGCTTTTCAGGGAATGGTGTTGAAAGGTGTAGGTCCGGAATTTGACCCCCGTTTTATAAAAGAGTATTTGGTGGAAGGGGAGATTCCTGTTTTCAGTGATTCTGTTTCTACCAATCAAGTGCTTATCTCGAAAGCGTTGGCAACTAAAATGAAGTTGAAACTGGGGGATAAGATATATACCTATTATATACAGGATGATATTCGTGCTCGTCGTCTGACGATTGCCGGAATTTATCAGACGAACTTCTCCGAATACGACAACCTCTTTTTACTGACGGATCTTAATCTGGTGAATCGCTTGAATGGTTGGCAACCGGAACAGGTGACCGGTGTGGAATTACAGGTGAAAGATTATGATCAACTGGAAGATATAACCTATGGGATCGCAACTGACATTGATAACAGGCAAGATGACCTGGGAGGCGTGTATTATGTGCGTAATATCGAACAACTGAATCCTCAAATCTTTGCCTGGCTCGACTTATTGGATTTGAATGTATGGGTCATCCTGTTTCTGATGATAGGGGTGGCTGGTTTTACTATGATTTCCGGTCTGTTGATAATCATCATCGAACGTACCAATATGATTGGGATTTTAAAAGCATTGGGAGCCAACAATTTCACGATTCGTAGAACCTTTCTTTGGTTTGCAGTCTTTTTGATTGGTAAAGGCATGATTTGGGGCAATGTCATTGGTTTGGCTTTCTGCATTCTTCAGTCACAGTTCGGACTGTTTAAACTTGATCCGGAGACTTACTATGTGGATACTGTTCCGGTTTCCTTTAATGTATTACTTTTCGGTTTGATTAATCTCGGCACTTTGTTTGCATCTGTATTAATGCTGATTGGTCCTTCATTTCTGATCACTAAGATCAATCCGGCAAGCTCCATGAGATACGAATAA
- a CDS encoding pyridoxal phosphate-dependent aminotransferase — MPTISIRGNEMPASPIRKLAPLADAAKQRGVHVFHLNIGQPDLPTPQAAIDAIRNIDRKVLEYSPSAGYRSYREKLVGYYAKFNINLTADDIIITSGGSEAVLFSFLSCLNPGDEIIVPEPAYANYMAFAISAGAKIRTIATTIEEGFSLPKVEKFEELINERTKAILICNPNNPTGYLYTRREMNQIRDLVKKYDLFLFSDEVYREFIYTGSPYISACHLEGIENNVVLIDSVSKRYSECGIRIGALITKNKEIRDAVMKFCQARLSPPLIGQIAAEASLDAPEEYYRETYDEYVERRKCLIDGLNRIPGVYSPIPMGAFYTVAKLPVDDSDKFCAWCLSDFEYEGQTVFMAPASGFYTTPGSGINQVRIAYVLKKEDLTRALFVLQKALEAYPGRTE, encoded by the coding sequence ATGCCAACCATATCCATTCGCGGAAACGAGATGCCTGCATCTCCTATCAGAAAGCTGGCTCCTTTGGCAGATGCTGCCAAGCAACGTGGAGTCCATGTGTTTCACCTGAACATCGGACAGCCTGATCTGCCCACTCCTCAGGCCGCGATTGACGCGATACGCAATATTGATCGTAAAGTGCTGGAATATAGTCCCAGTGCCGGTTATCGTAGCTATCGCGAGAAATTAGTGGGATATTATGCAAAGTTTAATATCAATCTGACTGCAGATGATATAATCATTACATCGGGAGGTTCGGAAGCCGTACTTTTTTCCTTTCTTTCTTGTCTGAATCCGGGAGATGAAATCATCGTTCCGGAACCTGCATACGCTAACTATATGGCATTTGCCATCTCTGCCGGAGCAAAGATTCGCACTATTGCTACGACCATTGAAGAAGGCTTTTCCCTTCCGAAAGTAGAAAAGTTTGAAGAACTGATTAATGAACGTACCAAAGCAATCCTGATTTGTAATCCGAATAATCCGACCGGTTATTTGTATACTCGTCGTGAAATGAATCAGATTCGTGACTTGGTGAAGAAGTACGATTTGTTTCTTTTTTCCGATGAAGTATATCGTGAGTTTATATATACGGGATCTCCTTATATCTCTGCCTGCCATCTGGAAGGAATTGAGAATAATGTCGTACTGATTGACTCCGTATCCAAACGTTATTCAGAATGTGGTATCCGCATCGGTGCGTTGATTACCAAAAACAAAGAAATACGTGATGCTGTCATGAAATTCTGCCAGGCACGCCTAAGTCCTCCATTGATTGGACAGATTGCCGCAGAGGCTTCTTTAGATGCTCCGGAAGAATATTATCGTGAGACGTATGATGAATACGTTGAGCGTCGTAAATGCCTGATTGACGGTTTAAACCGTATTCCCGGTGTTTATTCACCTATTCCGATGGGAGCTTTCTATACAGTAGCGAAACTTCCTGTTGATGATTCCGATAAGTTCTGTGCATGGTGTCTTTCTGATTTTGAATATGAAGGTCAGACGGTATTCATGGCTCCGGCATCCGGTTTCTATACCACTCCGGGTTCCGGCATCAATCAGGTTCGTATTGCGTACGTATTGAAGAAAGAAGATTTGACCCGTGCGCTTTTTGTCTTGCAGAAGGCTTTGGAAGCATATCCGGGAAGAACAGAATAA
- a CDS encoding fucose isomerase has protein sequence MTIHLISFASILHKQSSLRGSHEAILSEIEKYYTVKLVDYQDMDKLNSDDFKIIFIATGGVERLVIQHFENLPRPAILLADGMQNSLAAALEISTWLRGRGMKSEILHGELPAIILRIHTLYNNFRAQRSLFGKRIGVIGSPSSWLVASNVDYLLAKRRWGIEYVDIPLERIYDHFQQITDDQVGASCAAVASQALACREGTPEDLIKSMRLYRAIKKVCQEENLEALTLSCFKLIEQIDTTGCVALSLLNDDGIIAGCEGDLQSVFTLLAVKALTGKDGFMANPSMINTRTNELILAHCTVGLKQTERYIIRNHFETEKGIAIQGLLPTGDVTIIKCGGECLDEYYLSTGTLTENTNYINMCRTQIRIRMNTPTEYFLKNPLGNHHIMVHGNYEDTLNEFFQANACKRTE, from the coding sequence ATGACCATACACCTTATCTCATTCGCCTCAATCCTTCACAAACAATCCTCGCTAAGAGGCTCGCACGAAGCTATTTTAAGCGAGATTGAAAAATATTATACTGTAAAGCTGGTCGACTATCAAGATATGGACAAGCTTAATAGTGATGATTTCAAAATCATTTTCATCGCTACCGGCGGGGTGGAAAGACTGGTCATACAGCATTTCGAAAACCTTCCCCGCCCTGCCATTTTACTGGCGGACGGCATGCAGAACTCCCTTGCAGCTGCATTGGAAATCTCTACCTGGCTGCGGGGACGTGGAATGAAAAGTGAGATTCTACATGGTGAACTACCAGCCATTATCCTGCGTATCCATACACTTTATAATAATTTCCGGGCACAACGTTCCTTATTCGGCAAACGTATCGGAGTCATCGGAAGTCCTTCTTCTTGGTTAGTGGCCAGTAACGTGGACTACTTGCTGGCTAAGCGCCGTTGGGGAATTGAATATGTAGATATTCCATTGGAACGGATTTATGATCATTTTCAACAAATCACAGATGACCAGGTAGGAGCGTCATGCGCGGCTGTTGCTTCTCAAGCTCTTGCCTGTCGCGAAGGGACTCCCGAAGATTTAATCAAATCAATGCGACTATACCGGGCTATAAAAAAGGTATGTCAGGAAGAAAATCTGGAAGCACTGACATTAAGCTGTTTTAAACTGATTGAACAAATCGACACTACCGGATGCGTGGCATTATCTTTATTGAATGATGACGGGATAATAGCAGGTTGTGAAGGAGATCTCCAGTCTGTATTTACGCTATTAGCAGTTAAAGCACTTACGGGTAAAGACGGATTTATGGCAAATCCTTCCATGATCAATACCCGTACCAATGAACTGATATTGGCACATTGCACCGTAGGACTCAAACAAACGGAAAGATATATTATCCGAAATCATTTTGAAACAGAAAAAGGAATTGCCATACAAGGGTTACTTCCGACGGGAGATGTAACGATCATAAAATGTGGCGGTGAATGTTTGGATGAATATTACTTATCTACAGGAACATTAACTGAAAATACCAATTATATTAATATGTGCCGTACACAAATACGCATCCGTATGAATACTCCAACAGAGTATTTCCTGAAAAATCCGTTGGGAAATCATCATATTATGGTTCATGGAAATTATGAAGATACGTTGAATGAGTTTTTCCAGGCGAATGCTTGTAAGAGAACGGAATAA
- a CDS encoding histidinol-phosphatase — translation MTNLTNYHSHCLYCDGRANMEDFIRFAISEGFTSYGISSHAPLPFSTAWTMEWDRMDDYLFEFSRLKKKYADKIELAIGLEIDYLNEENNPSLPCFQKLPLDYRIGSVHMLYSPEGKIVDIDTPADMFRQLVDKYFDGDLDYVVRLYYKNLFRMVELGGFDIVGHADKMHYNASCYRPGLLDEAWYDTLVRDYFAMIAVCGYIVEINTKSYHELGTFYPNERYFPFLKELGIRVQVNSDAHYPERINNARFEGLAALKKAGFTSVVEWHERKWEDTPIGKRNEAILKWAK, via the coding sequence ATGACAAACCTAACCAATTATCATAGTCACTGCCTGTATTGTGATGGACGCGCCAATATGGAAGATTTTATTCGTTTTGCTATCAGTGAAGGCTTTACTTCCTATGGCATTTCTTCCCATGCTCCACTGCCGTTTTCTACTGCATGGACTATGGAATGGGATAGAATGGATGATTACCTTTTCGAATTTTCCCGTCTAAAGAAGAAATATGCAGATAAAATAGAGCTTGCCATCGGTCTTGAAATAGATTACCTGAACGAAGAGAACAATCCTTCTCTACCTTGTTTTCAAAAACTACCACTTGACTACCGGATAGGTTCCGTGCATATGTTATATTCTCCGGAAGGAAAAATCGTAGACATTGATACTCCGGCAGATATGTTCCGTCAATTGGTGGACAAGTATTTCGATGGTGATTTGGATTATGTGGTCCGTCTTTACTATAAGAACCTGTTCCGTATGGTAGAATTGGGAGGATTTGATATTGTCGGTCATGCTGACAAGATGCATTATAATGCTTCCTGTTATCGTCCGGGTTTGCTTGATGAAGCATGGTATGACACGTTGGTCCGTGATTACTTCGCGATGATTGCCGTATGTGGTTATATTGTGGAAATCAATACCAAGTCTTATCATGAACTGGGTACATTCTATCCGAATGAACGTTATTTCCCTTTCCTAAAGGAATTGGGTATTCGGGTACAGGTGAATAGTGATGCACACTATCCTGAAAGAATAAATAATGCCCGCTTCGAAGGATTAGCCGCTTTGAAGAAAGCAGGTTTTACTTCGGTGGTAGAATGGCATGAGAGGAAATGGGAAGATACTCCCATAGGAAAAAGGAATGAGGCAATATTGAAGTGGGCCAAATAA